A part of Babylonia areolata isolate BAREFJ2019XMU chromosome 6, ASM4173473v1, whole genome shotgun sequence genomic DNA contains:
- the LOC143283240 gene encoding uncharacterized protein LOC143283240, producing the protein MKVAAVALVLCVLVALTEAFYYPKYGGYYGVGGRGGFIGGGGIGIGGIGFAGGFGGIGIGKGGFYPGFGGFGGFGGFRLGGFGGFGGFRGGGHGYIGIYHKKIIPTYYKY; encoded by the exons ATGAAGGTCGCTGCTGTTGCCCTCGTCCTGTGTGTTCTGGTCGCCCTGACAGAAGCCTTCTACTATCCGAAATACGGCGGCTACTATGGAGTTGGTGGTCGAGGTGGCTTCATCGGAGGCGGTGGCATCGGCATCGGCGGCATTGGCTTTGCCGGCGGTTTTGGCGGAATAGGTATCGGCAAAGGCGGCTTTTACCCCGGCTTCGGCGGCTTCGGCGGCTTCGGCGGCTTCCGGCTCGGCGGCTTCGGCGGCTTCGGCGGCTTCCGCGGCGGGGGACATGGCTACATCGGCATCT ACCACAAGAAGATCATCCCCACCTACTACAAGTACTGA
- the LOC143282649 gene encoding uncharacterized protein LOC143282649, with translation MKIAVVLLVLMPLALSTEVDSRGLLEFLGFNHLIDFSLLKQTAQKILNEVGSDATEQNCESACHTVLIVDQSHLIHSICSPLCRSFQTVVNLLHLVPGVDG, from the exons ATGAAGATCGCTGTGGTTCTCTTGGTACTGATGCCTCTTGCTCTGTCCACTGAAGTGGACAGCCGTGGCCTCCTGGAGTTCCTGGGCTTTAACC ACCTGATAGACTTCAGCCTGCTGAAGCAGACGGCCCAGAAGATCCTGAACGAGGTGGGGTCTGACGCCACGGAGCAGAACTGTGAGAGTGCCTGCCACACCGTGCTGATTGTGGACCAGTCCCATCTCATCCACTCCATCTGCTCCCCCCTCTGCCgatc attccagACTGTTGTCAATCTGTTGCATCTTGTGCCCGGGGTGGACGGATAA
- the LOC143282648 gene encoding uncharacterized protein LOC143282648 has translation MKIAVVLLVLMPLALSTEVDKRGLLEFLGFGHLLSLQDLKETAQNILDKVGSDATEQSCESACHTVLIVDQSHLIHSICSPLCRSFQTIVNLLHLTPGLGR, from the exons ATGAAGATCGCTGTGGTTCTCTTGGTACTGATGCCTCTTGCTCTGTCCACTGAAGTGGACAAACGTGGCCTCCTGGAGTTCCTGGGCTTTGGCC acctgctaagccTCCAGGACCTGAAGGAGACGGCCCAGAACATCCTGGACAAAGTGGGGTCCGACGCCACGGAGCAGAGTTGCGAGAGTGCCTGCCACACCGTGCTGATTGTGGACCAGTCCCATCTCATCCACTCCATCTGCTCCCCCCTCTGCAGatc ATTCCAGACTATTGTCAACCTTCTCCATCTGACCCCTGGCCTGGGCCGATAG